From the Oryzias melastigma strain HK-1 linkage group LG13, ASM292280v2, whole genome shotgun sequence genome, the window gtatccattattcattcactcctcattcatacttggtgacggtaagctactattgtagccacagctgccctggggcaggctgacagaggcgtggctgccagtacgcgcctacggcccctctgaccatcaccgggacattcgtacacattcacacaccagtggagccacactgggggcaagtagggttaagggccttgcccaaggacacaacgacacttggctggtgagccggaatcgaaccgcctatccttcgatcattggccgacccgctctaccacctgagccactgtcaAACTATTAGAAACAAAAGTGGATACAAtcacaaaatgttatattaacAAGTGGGAATTTTATAATTTCAAAGTATGCCAGATTGCCAATACACATAgcaaattaatagctaaaaatcataaacaaaaaaaaaaatgaaattataaatgAGCTGTATGCACAATTATGCACAAATATTGAATATATTCGATatacaaaaatgtcaatttattaaaatcaaccgctttttttacatttcataaagAACCTtccttattctgttttttttcccgaAAACTTAAAttggccctaccatgaaaattctactttttaaagattttaaatgcattatacggttcattcctcactaaaaagaaccccaaagtggtactttgatgcatttaagagtaatcctctaaaaacctccactatctgcagcagcccctcccatacctacaaaaacgagcggttggaaacatGCTAATATAAGCACGAAGTGAACAAAGTGAACAAATCGCAGTGGGAATttttattgacataaaaaaagcatttgatacaGTTGATCATAATTTATTGCTTcacaaactgcaaaaatatggatttagaGGCTTGGTACTTAAATGGATTAAGAGTTATTTAACAAATAGACTGCAATATGTCCAGTTGGGTGATGTTTGTTCCTCTGAAAAGGATATCATTTCTGGTGTTCCGCAAGGGTCAGTCTTAGGCCCAAAGTTGTTcatattgtttattatttgacCTATGTTCTGTATCTCAAGCGATGAAGAtggttttatttgcagatgactCAAATATCTTCTGTTCAGGTGAAAATCTAAATGAACTGTTAAATTTAGCTaccaaagaaatgaaaaaaattaaagcatggTTTGATTGTAATAATCTAGCATTTAATCtagataaaactaaaattatggTATTTAGGAATAACAAAAAGGAAGTGattcagtttgaaataaatagaGTTAAAGTTGAAGTGGTTCATGAAATAGGTTTTTGTGCGTTTTAATTGATGATAAAATGAGCTGAAAACCACAtattaaacaaattcaaaataaagtatccAGAAGTCTTGCCATTTTAAACAATGTAAAACACTTATTAAACTATAAATCACTTCACATGTTGTACTGTTCATTAATTTTACCATATTTTAGTTACTGTGCAGAGATCTGGGGCAACAATTACATTACATCAATAAAACCACTTATTGTTCTTCAGAAAAGGGCTATACGAGTCATACATAAAGCTGGTTATTATGATCATACTCATCCACTTTTTACTCACTCAAAATTACTCAAATTAAAAGATTTGGTTAATTATTTAACTGCGCAAATTATGTACAAAgcccaaaataaaatgctgcctAACAACATTCAAAAACTGTTTACGAGTAGAGATGGAGGGTACTCCCTAAGAGgacaatttagatttaaaataaatataactcgtaccagaagaaaacaattctGCATTTCCTTTTGTGGTGCAAGACTGTGGAACAGTATAtctgacaaaatcaaaaatagtccATCAATAAGGTTATTCAAAATTCAATACaggtcaaaaatatttaatgactatataatcataaataaatgaggGGCTATTGTGGATGTATAGTGATTAGTGCATACAGTATATGTAAGTGTACAGGCATATACGTGTATATACATACAGTATGTATAAAGTGAACAGGTGTTTACATATATATAGATTCCTTTTCATTTGTgtgtgctgtttttcttttgtgactttttccttTGTTGAGACAAAGTGAGTTGATAGGCTTGAGTAGCATCATTTAAATTAGCTAAGAGGTGTGggattaaataagttttttttcttcctcccacCCCTTTTTGAACACTATATCATGTGTGTACTTGTTCTTTTGGTTActcttttgtttcctgtttgactgttttattgttttaaatagtgttcaaaataaaatgaactggaACTGGAAAACTGGAACCggcccctccaggaagagtctgctctgacagctccaccccccgtctaacaccaacactcaatttctctccagagctaatgatgatcagcagaaaaactttcattttagatgcagaatacggtatatcttccagttgtgtccggGTTTCGATAAATTATAGCTCAAACAGGTATTTGTTATTTCagatgcggggctcctttaagcacccccccccccccccccccNNNNNNNaagaagaaaagaaaagcaggtCCGGCACAGCCATGCAGAAGCTGCGtgtgtgttgtgaagcagtgcAGTGATGGCCAGGCCTACTAAAGGCATTATTATTTCGGCTAAgggattatttttgtgggagaaatgcagacacggatctctctgggatgacgtcatgaaggggactgcagcagcagtgcagccacacgcagcagcaggtggagcttcaggagTCGTtatacttctgggtaggaaaaaaacctaatgaaataaaactaatatttcacaaataatttgTTGCTTGGTGGTCCAAAGGTAAGATAAGATCATACATATAGGTATTACAGCTTTTTGATAACCCCTAATGTATTGTTTTTCATGTCTTTGTATatccttttctttaatttaattgtattattttttttattacagtgatatatattacattttatatgtttgaactagaaacagtgggactgaagaaaaaacaggaagcagagctggaggtagcagagatgaagatgctgaggttctctttgggagtgaccaggatggataggatcaggaatgaatacatcagagggacagcacatgttagaggttttggagataaagtcagagaggccagactgagatggtttggacatgttcagaggagagacagtgaatatattggtagaaggatgctgagtctagagctgcaggaaagaggtctagagcaggggtcaccaacctttttgaaactgggGGCTACTttatgggtactgagtcatacgaagggctataagtttgaaataacaaatatacTTAGTTTGCCTTcagttattcattattaataataataatgatactcctctatgtaaagactctgatttctcaccatagtTATCAATAATGATAACAAGCTAGGAAaccaatatcaatattcagaactttgttaatctcaacagatcttgtcacattttgaggtaatgaccaaatgcaatgtttttaacaaaattattactattattaatcaattattaactaattaattataGCTATTATTAGTGTATCTACGCTCCTCAaatgctttaattcagtctcatgcacccatccctttattttccttaaacctccgaaCAGGTTGACTGACAGATCCCAGACTAGAATCTGcacatggtgcgttcactgacctctggacataagcaaacccaaacagccactcggcccaactcagtccgctacaaactttgtcctttttaaacaatcagcagcaaaacaaatcagtttaccagagaaaacgtcgacactatttaatcaatcgattatatccggatcagtgccggtgttctatgttttctctgataaactgcttcgttttactgccaatatccggggctcagtgaacgcaccatgcagaaacactcagcagccctTCTGTTCCCATTACagatgaaactttaaccaaattctaggaatttagaaaaaacacagtGTCGCAATGAaacggtttcataataatgcgataaaacacaaaccaactcacgcgataagtcattaaaaacacggcgatgaatgagaacaagtattgtttttatttgattcccTAAAAGGGAGTatttgggtgatgtcacagctctgtctgagGCGCGTTCAGCGCAGCTTGACACAGAAGAGAGAGAAgcctgttcagcggttaaaagaaataaaaataaagcattctAGCTTGTacgcatctggaccttttttctgtttgaaaacacaagttcaattcaagtttctgtcacggcactcGCACACATGAGACTTCAGACTGCCAGCTGCAgaagtgcgtctgcagatgaagcgatgaagaaatcttggttattgattttacagaggagatgcacgatcagctgtgacgctgtgggatctGTCGTGGCGCCCGCTGCGCTGTACTCGGACAGACACTTCCGAAgcacatttaattagaaaaaagtcaatttccattacagttctgagaaaaatgtccatccatttcaatacgcccccaaaaccagcCTCTCTacgcgcaaaaacttttttctaaaaatgcaaatttttttttttttttttaagaaattgtgtttaaaaaaatccaatccaactcaaatttcagagttaatggggAAGCAGCTGGGGTTTGGGGGAGATAAGGGGAGGGGGCGGGTTCACTCAGGCGTTTGAGGAGCGCAGCTCCACTAATAAGTAAAagaattgaccaaaaacaacttttgtggagtgttttcttctattgtttttactgttaaccacaaaataaagaatcttaaaacagGTTAAGTCTCCATGCGGGAAAGGGAGAACTGGACGATTCATTTTGTTATTGATTTTCTCGATATAACGAGAAAAcgagaacataaataaataaataaagtaagatAGGCCCTTTTTGGCTTCAGCAATaatgaacatatatttttaaaatgctctaaattttaattctttgtaaagGCAAGTGTGATTTTGTAATTTCAAAtaattgcatcacaataaaatgtaattttcaagcagctcacaagtgagttgtgctatatTTAGAAGAGATCAGCGGGCGACTTATGAGGTGTTCGAGGgtgacgtgttggtgacccctggtctagaggaagaccaaagaggaggtttatggatgcagtgaatgaagacatgaaggtggctggtgttagagtggaggatgctgaagacaggcttagatggaggaaactgattcactgtggcgacccctgaagggaaaagcccaaaggaaaagaagaagatgataTGTGACTATTCAAATTGTAAATTGTTGAACATTTTGTACAACTGCTTCATGTTTTGTaaacttcaacttttgtcaataaaaaagctaacatttttggggggaaagGTGGAGAAAGGCATGTACTTTAGGGCCGGTGAGTTAGTGACAGTATGTACTAACCAATCAGAAGGTCCTGTGAACCGGAAGACCCCATCCCGACCACTTCCGGTTTGAAAGCAAACattaatgctaatgctaatgtttgatctttttttgtgtaacgCCGACCTATAGGTTTATGTATGGAAGCCTTCTTTTGCTAAAACCCCGGTTCTAGAGGATGACTGTTATGACAGCACACAGAAGAGACCACTGACCAGCGCCAAACTCAGTTTGTTGGTAAGAAGCGGCAGTAAACGAGAGTTTGAGTCTGTTAGCGCCTTTAGCTCATTTTGCTAAATCTATTCATCTTCTAAAACTCTGGAGGAATTTTTTGTGCTTCCGGTTCTCAGAGAGGTAATTCCTCCTCCATCCTAATGATCGAtgctttcagtttcagttcatTGATGAGTAAATGTCTGCTGTGTCACTTTGTTGTTAATATTCTCATGTAGGTTATTGATCggataaaaaacaaagctgttCAAACAGAGTTCCTACCCGTTTACCAAACACAAGACCGCAGGTCTGGAATGTGTCACAGTTCCCTGTTTTAATGACGGAACGTTCGAACCAAAAGAACAGACAGCGAAGCTCTTTCATGCTGTGagtcaggggtcaccaacctgaTACCCGGGGGCACCAGGTAGTCCCCAGGGACCACACAAGGGGCCCTCAGGTCTCCTCTAAAATGAGctcaactcacttgtgagctgcatctaaattcaattttattgtgttgctttttaaaaaaaaaaaaattacacttgtATTTACATAGATGAATAATTCATGTGAGTGCGGAGGGtcagattaaatggtttaaccCCACAGACCTACTGttttcacactatagtgattttTTGGATTAAACAAAGGTTCACTTTTCAGTTATAAATTCTTCCACTAAAAACTAACAGATatcattttttgtctgattaATGTCAGAAGCATTGGTTTGGttcttatttaatattttttaaacccagctctacttaaaatctatttttaatttggtttaaaaaatattgaacaattttatatttgtctttttttctgctttacagAATTACAGTTTGTTGAACTGATTGAAGAATACTCCAGTTCCCtggatcagtgaaagctgattggaGCAAAGCCATGGAAATGGAGGAAGACATTTCTTCTCATCTGAATAGTGGATCAGCTGCATTCAGGATGTCTACCCTTCAACCTCTGAGAGAGTACATCAACGAGCAGCTTGCTGCTGCCGCTGAAGAAATATTCAGACAAGTGGAAAAAACCTTCAGGCAGTTGGAggaggagctctgtcgtcagcaCAGACTGCTGGGAATCAGCTGGAAACCTCACCTTCAGCTGCACAACATCTGTATGTTCACCTCAGCCTTGATAACTTCTGGAATATTCAGAACAAAGTTCCATCGCACATATATacactttcatttttcattggTTTTCCATTCTTTATTTTGGGTAAATGTTGTCTTCATTGTTTCTTTCTGCTGTGAAAGAGGAAAATATTTTCACTCTCTGCAGGTGGGATGAGCTGTCTGGGCATTTGTCTGATTCCAAAGAGCCCATCATATTTAGGATGAAATAATCTTAATCCTACATTTCTGGAGAAGGTCAGAAGGAGCTGCTCTGACTTTGTAGATCCACAGAAAGTCATAGTGCAGAGAGAGGAGCTGAGGTTATGTGAGGAAGTCTGGAGGGGCAGAGAGGAGCATGGGGCAATGCTGGagggctgtaagatagcagtGAGATGGACTGCAGTTTATGGACTGTACTAAGGATCAGCTTTGAGCCCCATGTTTGctgtggaaatattttttttaattttatttttgcgcagtttccttttttatttgtggttacttttgttttttctacgATGGCGTTTCTTGGCCACCGTACAGAATGGATCCTGATCTCCGCACTAGTTTGTTGATCCTCTTCCTGTTCTGATTCACTGAAGAAATGCTGCTACGAGTTTAATAAGTTAGACTGAAAGACATAAAGcttctgttttgtgtttgtgtgtcagtagTCCTCCCCCAGCATTATCTAAGTGCAGACCAGGAGCAGAGAAACCAAGACAGGAGCTCCAAAGGGAAAGGAagggaaccagaacctccatgTGTGAAGGAGGAATGGGAAGAGGTCGTCATCAGCCAGGAGTCAAAGCAGCTGGATCTGAAGCAGGAGGCGGAGGTTTCCATGGAGACGCCAACTCCTGAGGAGAGGGAGCAGACTCCAGTTTCTCTAAACAGTCACCAGCTCCAAACTCATGAAGAAGCAGAGCTGAAGAACACAGATCAGGGGAGCAGAGGGGACAGAAGCCATGTCAAAAATGAGGCCATCTCTCAGCTAACAGGAAGTCACTGTGGCTCAAACTCtgagaacatgttagaaaaagATGTTTATGCAAAAGGCTTGACGATAAAGACTTTGGTGGAGAAACCACAGAAGAGTGTGGAAAAATTCACGTGTGTGGtaagtaaacacaaaatctttagcatactgtaacttttcaaccgttaacacgatcattcctgcagattgtgaaggagaaaagcagctcatcgagttacagtgaatcaaagaacatgaccactggagctctgctgttaaagggttaatgtctCCTATGCATTCCTGCTCATTTGGCCTCAGATGGAACAGG encodes:
- the LOC112136373 gene encoding transcription factor SOX-30 isoform X2, giving the protein MEMEEDISSHLNSGSAAFRMSTLQPLREYINEQLAAAAEEIFRQVEKTFRQLEEELCRQHRLLGISWKPHLQLHNIFLPQHYLSADQEQRNQDRSSKGKGREPEPPCVKEEWEEVVISQESKQLDLKQEAEVSMETPTPEEREQTPVSLNSHQLQTHEEAELKNTDQGSRGDRSHVKNEAISQLTGSHCGSNSENMLEKDVYAKGLTIKTLVEKPQKSVEKFTCVMSGPPQKLQENVSICPVTAFSPPAAPAPLPSAAAQPVQRHPPRSIGLLQPVRLSNGQVVFKSPNQVYLTPNPAAPLLNTCSIRTKRPGEQLFKSQPYIKKPPNAFMLFLKEQRAAVPPELKSNSSAVNKLLGEKWSVLSEEQKAKYFNQADEEKRLHAQQHPDWSSSDNYGKKKRISRKGAPSRIQGLNVLPGSIRPCAPL
- the LOC112136373 gene encoding transcription factor SOX-30 isoform X1, giving the protein MEMEEDISSHLNSGSAAFRMSTLQPLREYINEQLAAAAEEIFRQVEKTFRQLEEELCRQHRLLGISWKPHLQLHNILVLPQHYLSADQEQRNQDRSSKGKGREPEPPCVKEEWEEVVISQESKQLDLKQEAEVSMETPTPEEREQTPVSLNSHQLQTHEEAELKNTDQGSRGDRSHVKNEAISQLTGSHCGSNSENMLEKDVYAKGLTIKTLVEKPQKSVEKFTCVMSGPPQKLQENVSICPVTAFSPPAAPAPLPSAAAQPVQRHPPRSIGLLQPVRLSNGQVVFKSPNQVYLTPNPAAPLLNTCSIRTKRPGEQLFKSQPYIKKPPNAFMLFLKEQRAAVPPELKSNSSAVNKLLGEKWSVLSEEQKAKYFNQADEEKRLHAQQHPDWSSSDNYGKKKRISRKGAPSRIQGLNVLPGSIRPCAPL